The sequence below is a genomic window from Bacteroidota bacterium.
TCTATATAAAACCTATAGGTGAAATTAAAGATACTAAAGATTTTATTAAAAATAAACTCTCGAAATGTTTTGTTTCCAACAATAATGTTTTTGAATTAGATGAATATCAAATTATTGGGCATTTTCTTGAAGATAAAATTATGTTAGACATGGGTTTGCCTATTGTGATTGGACCTCAAGCAATTGAAGAAATTCAGGAATTACTTTCGAAACCAACAAAAGACATAATTGATGGTTTTACTGACAAGGTTTTGCCACCACATTATCATGATATAGTTCCGCAGGATAAGTTTATTCTGATTTGATTTTTGTTGAAATTAAAATTTGTTTAAATAAAAGGAACTCAGAAAACGATTTCAATTATATTTTCAAATCAAAACTGAAAGGATAAAATTGCTACTTTTGTTGTGAAAATTGATAAATAACTTAATGAAATGATAATGAAAAGAACAATTTTTGCAGTAGTATTTTTTATTTCCCTATCAGCATTCTTACTTAATGCACAGGACAAACAATTAACCATAAATGATGCAGTTGTTGGTCAATGGACAAATTTGCGTCCCGAAAATATGTCGAATTTGCAATGGCGTGGAGACTTAGAATATTTTACATTTATTAAAGAAAACAAACTTATTCAGCAAAGTACGAAATCTTCGAGAGAAAAAACATTGCTGTGTTTAGATGGATTAAATAAAATTTTAAGCAAAAATAAAATAGACTCTATCAAACGGTTTCCGGCCGTTTCGTGGACTGATAATAATACTTTTCTTTTTAAGCATAAAAAAAACAGATATTTTTATAATCTTAAATCAAAGAAAATTTCTCTTGGATTATGTGATATTAAAAATGCCAAAAATCTAACAGCATCAAAAGCTAGAAAATATTACGCTTATACATTAGAAAACAATCTTCAAATAACTGATGTTGAAGGAAATATTTCGGAAGTTACAAAAGATGAGAACATAGGAATTGTAAATGGGCAAACTGTTCATCGAAGCGAGTTTGGAATTCACAATGGGATTTTTTGGTCGCCTGACGGAAATTTTCTGGCTTTTTACCGTAAGGATGAAACTATGGTTACAGACTATCCCCTGGTAGATATTACAACTCGAGTTGCTGAGCTAAAAAATACAAAATATCCGATGGCAGGCATGACCAGCGAGCAAGTTACAGTCGGGATTTTCAATGTGAAAACAAAGAGCACAATTTTTCTAAAAACCGGTGAGCCAAAGGAGCAATATCTGACAAATATTTCGTGGAGCCCCGACGAAAAATATATTTTTGTTGCAGTTTTGAATCGTGGACAAAATCATATGAAATATAACAAATATGATGCATCTACCGGCAATTTTGTGAAAACACTTTTCGAGGAGAAACACGAAAAATATGTGGAACCTCAGCATCCTGCAATTTATTTGAAAACGGAACCCGAGAACTTTATTTGGCAAAGCCGCCGCGATGGCTTCAATCATTTGTATATGTACGATACTGAAGGCAATCTCAAAAAACAACTTACTAATGGAGAATGGGCAGTAACAGAAATTATTTCCTTCGACAAAGATGAAAAAAATCTGTTTTTTATGGCAACAAAAGAAAGTCCGCTCGAACGACATTTGTATAAACTCGAAATTAGCTCTGGCAAAATTGTAAAATTGACAAACGAAAAAGGAACTCATAGAGTAAAAATCAGCAAATCAGGAAACTATTTTGTAGATAATTTTTCTAATACCAAAACTCCAAATCAATACGATATTGTATCTACAAATGGAAAAGTCATTAGAAATGTACTGACGGCAGAAAATCCACTATCTGAATTTGATATGCCCGAAATGGAAATTTTCAGCATAAAAGCAGCCGACGAAAATACCGATATTTATTGCAGACTAATAAAACCGGCAAATTTTGACGAATCGAAAAAATATCCGGCAGTAGTTTATGTTTATGGCGGACCTCATGCTCAACTTATTACTGAGTCGTGGCTTGGCGGAGCTAGAATGTGGCAATACTATATGGCTCAACGAGGATATGTAATGCTTACGGTCGATAGTAGAGGATCGGCTGGTAGAGGGCTCGAATTCGAAAATGTTATATTCCGAAATTTAGGGCAAGCCGAAATGGCAGACCAGATGAAAGGAATTGAATACCTGAAAAATCTCAATTTTGTGGATGCCGAACGCATTGGTGTGCACGGCTGGAGCTATGGAGGTTTTATGACAACATCGCTATTGACAAATTTTCCTGAAACTTTTAAGGTTGGTGTTGCAGGCGGTCCTGTTATCGACTGGAAATATTATGAAGTGATGTACGGCGAGCGTTATATGGATACACCAGAAGAAAATCCTGAAGGATACGAAAAAGCAAATTTGGTGAATCAAGCAGAAAATCTCAAAGGAAAACTCTTGATAATTCATGGGGCTATTGACCCGACCGTAGTTATTCAGAACAGCATGGATTTTGTACAAAAATGTATTGACAAAAATATACCTATAGACTTTTTTGTTTATCCTAAAAGTGAACACAATGTCCGTGGTTACAATAGAATACATTTGATGGATAAAGTTTCGCAGTATTTCGATGATTATTTGAAATAAGTTGAGTTTTTAAATTATGAGTTATGAAATATGATCCTTATAGCTATACGGAAAATCATAAATAATGACAATTAATTCAAGCAGTTAGTAGAACATAAATCTTAAATCAATAGAGTTCCCTAAGATTGACCTTTTGAATGATATACAAATTGTCCAATTGTTAAGCGAATTTGAAATAGATGATAATTGAAAATATAAATTATATAAAGTTGAATTTCCAATTTCCAATATCTATTGTTCAAATATTATTATTTTTGCCGGCTTTAAATTTTGAATATTAACGAATGGATTAGAGATGAAGAGAGTAATGGTACTGACCGGTGGAGGTGATTGCCCCGGATTAAATGCGGTGATAAGAGCTATTGTAAAACGAGCTTCTCAGGAGAAAGAATGGGAGGTTATTGGTAGCATTCAGGCATTTAATGGAGTGCTTTGGGAACCAACTCAAATTAAGATATTAGATGCTAAAAGTGTAAAAGGTATTCACTATCAGGGTGGAACAATTATAGAAACAACCAATAAAGGAGGTCCGTTTGCTTGGCCTGTGAAAGACAAAAAAGGAAACTGGACAAGTGCTGACCGTTCTGATGAATTACTTAGAAAACTTCAATATATGGGTGTAGAAGCTGTGATTAATATTGGCGGCGATGGTAGCCAGAAAATTTCACAGAAGCTTTACGAAAAAGGCTTGAATGTCATTGGTGTTCCAAAAACAATCGATAACGATTTGTCGGCAACAGATTCTACTTTTGGCTACCAAACTGCTGTTCAGATTGCTACCGAAGCTTTAGACAAGTTGGTTACAACGGCAGCTTCTCACAATCGGGTTTTTGGTATGGAGGTAATGGGAAGATTTGCAGGCTGGATTGCTCTGAATGCAGCAATTGCCGGAGGTGCTGATGTTTGCCTTATTCCTGAAATTCCTTACGATATAAATATTGTAAAAGAAAAACTTGAAAGCCGTTTTTATAAAGATCGTGGATTTGGTATTTTGGTAGTTTCTGAAGGTGCCAGACCAAAAAATGGAACTATTCACTCTGAAGAGAGTAGCGAAGTTGGCTATGAAAATTTAAAATTAGGTGGAATTGTTCATAAGGTTTTACGAGAATTGAAAGATGCCGGATTGAAAGCTGATATGCGCGACGTAATGTTAGGGCACCTGCAAAGAGGTGGTGTTCCTATTGCTTTCGACAGGGTTTTAGCGGCGCAGTTTGGAGTTAAAGCCTTTGAGATGGTTTTGAAAAAACAATTCGGGCATATGGTTTCGTACCGACACCCCGATATTGTAGCAGTTCCTTTGAAAGATGCAATTGGCAAACCAAATCTGGTAACTCTTGACAACAGAATTGTACAGACAGTAAAAGGTTTGGATATTTCTTTGGGGGATGATATTTAGAAATTAAGAATTTCTAAATCGTGGATCCTTTGCGGTCTCAGCGTCTTAGCGAGATTTTTCAAGTTATACTTCTCACTAAGCCACGAAGCCGCAAAGGATTTCTTTATAGTTATTTGTTAATAACAAAAGATATTGCTCCAAAATACTTATTTTGCTTCAATCTACAGAAATAAATTCCGTTTGATAATCCAGTTAACTTTACATCAACTTTATTCTCTCCTTGGGCTAATTTATTTGTAACTAAATTTTTAACTAATTTGCCGCTTTCATCAAAGATGCCAATTTCAGCTCTATCTGATTTTTCTGAAGAAAACGAAAGGCTAATTTTATCAGAAGCAGGGTTTGGAAAAACTTTAAGCTCAATTTTTGCAAATTCCGGATTTTCAGGTGTACCAATTATTTCGCTTACAGAATTGATATGTGTACTGAAAATCCCATTTCCGTGTGTCCCGGCTACTACCAATCCATCGGTTTCTCTGCAAATTACCATTTCTACTACTACATTCCCAATTTGCTCTGCCGACACTTGATGCCAAACAGTTGAATCGGAAATTAGAGTATCCGTAGCGTATAAACCAACACTGGTACCTGCAAAATACAGTTTTCCATCAGGTAATGGAAGAATAGAAATCCATCGAACAGAAGGGCCTGCACCTGCACCATTTGAAAATTCTTCAAGATTCCCCGAAACTTTAACCCAGTTAGTCCCGGCATCTTCAGTGTATTTAATACTATAAACTCCATAGTTTGTGTAAGAAACAACTACTTTGTTCGCATCATCGGGATCTATTGCTACACATCCAATATTACCGTTATCGAAAGTATAAGGAGCTATTCTTTCGTGTTCGGGGTCGCCGGTATGTGCATTCTCAACTCTGTAAACAAATTTATTACTGGTGCCGTAATACACAATATTAGCAGGATTTTTAGAGACTGCAATGGAGGTTATTTCACTGCCTGTAAATCCTACAGTATCTGTAAATTGAAACCATCCCATGCTTATAGAATCGTAATTCCCTGAAAGTGGAATATGTGACAAGCTATCGTTTCTCCAAAGTTTTGTTCCTGCTGCTACATACATCAAATCACTATTATTTGGGTCCATCACGAAAGGATTAATAAATTGATAACCACTGCCACCAATTGGGTCAATTCGAGTGAATCCGGTTACTTCGCCATCGTTAGTTAAGGTACTTTTATATATTTTTCCATTTTGAATGGAAAGGCAATAAAATGCACTTCCTTCCGCAATTCCCATAAACGAACCATCGCCATTTAATGGCATAACCCATTCGGTTTCAGGGTCGTCAGTATTTGCAAAAAAGTTGCCATTATCCTGAAAACCTCCAATTACAATATCATTAGTAGAGGAAAAATCGACCCCAACAGTATATATCTGAGTTGTTAAGTAGCCATTATTTAGTCTATCCCAAACAACCGTATCAGCAAATACATCATCTGTCCTGAAAATACCTCCATCGTTAGCCGAAATCAAAACATTCGGGTCTGATGGTAAATACATTATCACATGCTGGTCGGGGTGGTGATTTTTATAAATCTGAAAGTTTTTAAGTACAGTCCCAATTTCATAGCCACCAATTTGCATAGTGTTGTTCGAGCTGCTAAAACCATCAGTAGAACGATAAAGATTTGTCCCTCCAATAAATACTGTATTTGGATTATTGGGATTTATGCTTATTACCAAATTATAAGAACCTTGTGCGTTGAATTGATCGAAAGCTGTTCCGCTTGCCGGAATATTTTCCGAAAGGTTTTCCCAAATATTTGTAGAGTCGCTACCATCGCCGCTCACATAGGTATATTTCCAAAGGCTTGTATAATTGTTTTCGCCATACCAACTTAGGGTTACTTGTCCTGCATCTGGGGTTACTCCAAGAAAATATACTTGATTCTCGTTAGAAGGATTTATTGCTAAAACTATCCTTTCGTAATTATAGGGAAAAGTATCAACAGGTGTTATATTTGTCCAATTAGTACCATCCGCAGATCGCCAAATTCCTTTTTGTGAACCATCGCTGCTTAGGGTGGCGTATGCTACCCCTTGTGTAGAAACTGCAATATCAGTAAAATAAGAACTTGAGCTACCGGATCCAAGTTGTGCTTCCCAGGTTTGGCCACCATCTGGACTTCGGTAAATTCTGCCATAGGTAGCCACAAATACTACATCTGCTGTGTCTATAGAAGGATCTGTAGTTATATTCCAGGCAAAATCAAAATCGCTATCAAAGTCCGTTACATCATCGCTGAGTGTAGATTCCAAAACTTGCCAACTCAAACCATTATCTGTAGATTTATAAACACCGTTTCCGTAATGATAAGCACCCGGGGCACTTGCTGAAGCACCATAAAGTTCACCGGTTCCGTAATACCAAATGTTTGTTTTTCCTGCTCGCTTGTCTTGAGTTATGCACGAGATATTATGAAAAAAATCTGGAGGTGTAATTTTTACCCAAGAGTTTCCGCTATCTGTAGATCTCCATACACCACCCGAAACAGCACCGGCAACAATGGTATTTTCATCGTTCAAATCAACTGCTGCTGCACGGGTTCGCCCGCCTACGTTCCAAGGTCCGCGTTTTGTCCAATTTATTGATTTCGATTTATTTAAATTTTTGGGAAGAGTTTTTGCGAATTCTAACTCTCTTCTTCGTATATTTTCAGGAATTCTTCCGGTTTTTGGATCTTTAAGGCGGTTGATTTCCCAGGCAATTCTATCGGCCTGAAGGGAGGCATTTCCGCTTTCGCCAATTGTTCCAATAATTTGCTTAGTTTCAAATTTATCATTTTCTCTATTATTTAAAAGAAAAAACAAAGAAAAACTTGCAAGTACAATCAATAATTCAAATACTATCTTTTTCATAATCTATTTATAATTAGATAAATTCATAATTTCAAACAACAATTTCAAATATCAAAAATAGAAAGAATTAATTGAAAAATGGGATTTAATATTAGATTTGAAAAATTTGTTAATAATTGATTTGTTTTTTTGTATAATATGCTTTATTTTTGGCTTAATATTAAAAATATAAAAAACGAAAATTATGAGAACAAAATTATTACCTAAAAAAAGCTTTCTTAGCACTGTAACTTTTGTAATATCACTTTTGATAATAAATAGTTACACATTTTCGCAACCAAATTGGTCTTATTCCATTACTGGAAATTCTCATACTATTTTGACTCAGGGCACAATTCCAATTACTATTAATGGCTCACCTATAAGTTCTGGAGACTATATTGGAGTTTTTTTCGATTCAACCTATGGAGCCGGTTGTGGTGGATATCTTCAATGGACTGGTGCGAACAATGCATTGGTAGCATGGGAAACTGATAATGGTGGCGATGGTTTTATCGTTGGAGAATCATTTAAATGGAAAATCTGGCAAGCCTCAACAAATTATGAGTTTTCGGCAATTGCAACTTATGATAACACAGTTGCTTTTCCAAATACAGGATTTTATGCTCCAAATGGTATAAGTTCTCTTACTTCACTGGTTGCTTTAAGTACTACTACTTCATTTTATATAATTACAACAGATGCCACTTGTTATGGATTTTCAGATGGAATTGCTGAAACAGTTTTAACTTCCGGTACACCTCCCTGCAGTTATCTTTGGTCGAACGGAGCTACAACAAGTACAATCAATAATCTATATGCAGGAACCTATTATTTAACACTCACTGATGGAACAGGTTCGTATTTTGATAGTGCTCAGATTAACGAACCTGACCAAATTGTATCAATAATTACAGTTACAAATGTTAGTACATTTGGTGGTTCCGATGGTGAACTCAATATTCAAGTTACTGGTGGAGTTCCACCATACTCCTATCTTTGGTCGAATGGTTCTACAATAATAAATCCTATTGCATTAACTGCCGGAAACTACACTGTTACGATTACAGATAATGCCGGTTGCTTCATATCAGAGGGAGCTACAATAAACCAGCTCGGATGGTCTTATACTAATACGAGCCAAAATCATTCCATATTAATTCAAGACACAATTCCGATAACTATAAATGGTTTACCCATAAGTGCTGGAGATTATATTGGAGTTTTTTTCGATTCAACAAATGGAGCGGGCTGTGGTGGATATATTGAATGGAATGGTATAACAAATTCTGTAGCCGCTTGGGGAATGGATGTCGGTGGCGATGGTTTTATGGTAGGAGAATCTTTTAAATGGAAAATATGGCAAACTTCTACAAATACTGAGTTTGTAGCTGCTGCAACATACAACACTATTGGTTTTCCGAATTTAGGTAGTTTTGAACCTAACGGTATAAGTTCTCTGGCCTCATTAGTTGTTGGAAATGCCAATACTTTGTTTTATCTTAATAGCACCGATGCCACGTGCTTTGGATATGCCGATGGAAGTGCCGAAACCGTTTTAATTTATGGCACACCTCCATACGATTATTTATGGTCTAACGGAGCAACAACAAGCACAATTAATAATCTAAGCGCAGGAACATATTATTTAACTCTTACTGATGCAACCGGTTCCTTTATTGATAGTGTTCAGATAAACGAGCCCGATCAAATTATATCAACAATAACAATAACAAATGTGAGCACCTTTGGTGGCTTCGATGGCGAACTCGATATAGTTGTGAGCGGAGGAGTACCACCATATTTCTACAACTGGTCAAATGGTTCAACAAGTGCAAATTTGACTGGATTGACAGCAGGAAATTATACTGTAACCGTTACCGATAATTTAGCTTGTTTTATTATGGATGGAGCAACAGTAATTCAGCCCGGCTCAACAATTTCCGGTCAAATTCTCAGTGCCACAAAAGACCTTGTACAATCAGCAATAGTGGTTCTTTATGTTTCTGCAAATAACAAATATGAAGCGATTGATTATGTATATTCAGACAATGGGCTATACTCTTTTGCAGGTATTGAAAACAAAGATTATATAGTTCAGGCTTTTCCAAATTTTGATCAGTACTCAAACTTGCCGGTTTATAATGGTGGAACTATAGGATGGGAGCAAGCAAATCCATTAACAGTTGATAATAACACACAAACTGTTGATATAAGTTTGCCCCCGGCAACCATAGCTACAAACGGGATTGGCTCAATTGGCGGAACAGTATTTTTCGATCACGATAGTTTGTACGAAGCCACAATTTTCGATAACGAATGGTTTGGAGGAGGTTCTTCTAAAAGCTCAAAAAGTTTTGTTGTAAGAAATATTCCGGTTTTTCTGCTCAATGATCTCGGAAATGCAGTTTCTTGTGTTTTAACAGATATTTATGGAAACTATCAGTTTGACGATTTACCTTATAATTTGTACTATGTAAATGTTGAAAAAGCAGGCTTTTCTGCAGAAGATGCAGAAGTAATTGTAAATGAAACAAATCCTCAGATAAACGATATTTCGTTTACAATAATTGAAACAGAAATTGTTCAGAATATTGATTCAAATCCAGTGGTTTTAGAAAATTCACTTTCAATTTATCCAAATCCGGTAAACGATTTCCTCAATATTGATTTTTCTATTAATGAAAATGCTATCATAACAATTTCAATTTTTGATTGTATTGGAAATGAAATAATTTCAGAAACAAGTAAAAAAAC
It includes:
- a CDS encoding T9SS type A sorting domain-containing protein encodes the protein MKKIVFELLIVLASFSLFFLLNNRENDKFETKQIIGTIGESGNASLQADRIAWEINRLKDPKTGRIPENIRRRELEFAKTLPKNLNKSKSINWTKRGPWNVGGRTRAAAVDLNDENTIVAGAVSGGVWRSTDSGNSWVKITPPDFFHNISCITQDKRAGKTNIWYYGTGELYGASASAPGAYHYGNGVYKSTDNGLSWQVLESTLSDDVTDFDSDFDFAWNITTDPSIDTADVVFVATYGRIYRSPDGGQTWEAQLGSGSSSSYFTDIAVSTQGVAYATLSSDGSQKGIWRSADGTNWTNITPVDTFPYNYERIVLAINPSNENQVYFLGVTPDAGQVTLSWYGENNYTSLWKYTYVSGDGSDSTNIWENLSENIPASGTAFDQFNAQGSYNLVISINPNNPNTVFIGGTNLYRSTDGFSSSNNTMQIGGYEIGTVLKNFQIYKNHHPDQHVIMYLPSDPNVLISANDGGIFRTDDVFADTVVWDRLNNGYLTTQIYTVGVDFSSTNDIVIGGFQDNGNFFANTDDPETEWVMPLNGDGSFMGIAEGSAFYCLSIQNGKIYKSTLTNDGEVTGFTRIDPIGGSGYQFINPFVMDPNNSDLMYVAAGTKLWRNDSLSHIPLSGNYDSISMGWFQFTDTVGFTGSEITSIAVSKNPANIVYYGTSNKFVYRVENAHTGDPEHERIAPYTFDNGNIGCVAIDPDDANKVVVSYTNYGVYSIKYTEDAGTNWVKVSGNLEEFSNGAGAGPSVRWISILPLPDGKLYFAGTSVGLYATDTLISDSTVWHQVSAEQIGNVVVEMVICRETDGLVVAGTHGNGIFSTHINSVSEIIGTPENPEFAKIELKVFPNPASDKISLSFSSEKSDRAEIGIFDESGKLVKNLVTNKLAQGENKVDVKLTGLSNGIYFCRLKQNKYFGAISFVINK
- a CDS encoding ATP-dependent 6-phosphofructokinase, with the protein product MVLTGGGDCPGLNAVIRAIVKRASQEKEWEVIGSIQAFNGVLWEPTQIKILDAKSVKGIHYQGGTIIETTNKGGPFAWPVKDKKGNWTSADRSDELLRKLQYMGVEAVINIGGDGSQKISQKLYEKGLNVIGVPKTIDNDLSATDSTFGYQTAVQIATEALDKLVTTAASHNRVFGMEVMGRFAGWIALNAAIAGGADVCLIPEIPYDINIVKEKLESRFYKDRGFGILVVSEGARPKNGTIHSEESSEVGYENLKLGGIVHKVLRELKDAGLKADMRDVMLGHLQRGGVPIAFDRVLAAQFGVKAFEMVLKKQFGHMVSYRHPDIVAVPLKDAIGKPNLVTLDNRIVQTVKGLDISLGDDI
- a CDS encoding S9 family peptidase; translated protein: MIMKRTIFAVVFFISLSAFLLNAQDKQLTINDAVVGQWTNLRPENMSNLQWRGDLEYFTFIKENKLIQQSTKSSREKTLLCLDGLNKILSKNKIDSIKRFPAVSWTDNNTFLFKHKKNRYFYNLKSKKISLGLCDIKNAKNLTASKARKYYAYTLENNLQITDVEGNISEVTKDENIGIVNGQTVHRSEFGIHNGIFWSPDGNFLAFYRKDETMVTDYPLVDITTRVAELKNTKYPMAGMTSEQVTVGIFNVKTKSTIFLKTGEPKEQYLTNISWSPDEKYIFVAVLNRGQNHMKYNKYDASTGNFVKTLFEEKHEKYVEPQHPAIYLKTEPENFIWQSRRDGFNHLYMYDTEGNLKKQLTNGEWAVTEIISFDKDEKNLFFMATKESPLERHLYKLEISSGKIVKLTNEKGTHRVKISKSGNYFVDNFSNTKTPNQYDIVSTNGKVIRNVLTAENPLSEFDMPEMEIFSIKAADENTDIYCRLIKPANFDESKKYPAVVYVYGGPHAQLITESWLGGARMWQYYMAQRGYVMLTVDSRGSAGRGLEFENVIFRNLGQAEMADQMKGIEYLKNLNFVDAERIGVHGWSYGGFMTTSLLTNFPETFKVGVAGGPVIDWKYYEVMYGERYMDTPEENPEGYEKANLVNQAENLKGKLLIIHGAIDPTVVIQNSMDFVQKCIDKNIPIDFFVYPKSEHNVRGYNRIHLMDKVSQYFDDYLK
- a CDS encoding T9SS type A sorting domain-containing protein — translated: MRTKLLPKKSFLSTVTFVISLLIINSYTFSQPNWSYSITGNSHTILTQGTIPITINGSPISSGDYIGVFFDSTYGAGCGGYLQWTGANNALVAWETDNGGDGFIVGESFKWKIWQASTNYEFSAIATYDNTVAFPNTGFYAPNGISSLTSLVALSTTTSFYIITTDATCYGFSDGIAETVLTSGTPPCSYLWSNGATTSTINNLYAGTYYLTLTDGTGSYFDSAQINEPDQIVSIITVTNVSTFGGSDGELNIQVTGGVPPYSYLWSNGSTIINPIALTAGNYTVTITDNAGCFISEGATINQLGWSYTNTSQNHSILIQDTIPITINGLPISAGDYIGVFFDSTNGAGCGGYIEWNGITNSVAAWGMDVGGDGFMVGESFKWKIWQTSTNTEFVAAATYNTIGFPNLGSFEPNGISSLASLVVGNANTLFYLNSTDATCFGYADGSAETVLIYGTPPYDYLWSNGATTSTINNLSAGTYYLTLTDATGSFIDSVQINEPDQIISTITITNVSTFGGFDGELDIVVSGGVPPYFYNWSNGSTSANLTGLTAGNYTVTVTDNLACFIMDGATVIQPGSTISGQILSATKDLVQSAIVVLYVSANNKYEAIDYVYSDNGLYSFAGIENKDYIVQAFPNFDQYSNLPVYNGGTIGWEQANPLTVDNNTQTVDISLPPATIATNGIGSIGGTVFFDHDSLYEATIFDNEWFGGGSSKSSKSFVVRNIPVFLLNDLGNAVSCVLTDIYGNYQFDDLPYNLYYVNVEKAGFSAEDAEVIVNETNPQINDISFTIIETEIVQNIDSNPVVLENSLSIYPNPVNDFLNIDFSINENAIITISIFDCIGNEIISETSKKTKGEHFIKIKTEDFSNGIYFVKYEIDNSKGLVQLFVK